The proteins below come from a single Mycolicibacterium sp. TY81 genomic window:
- a CDS encoding MBL fold metallo-hydrolase, protein MTALNYNVLVHDGLRRHREQRLPDGSPIVSSPVSSTLIFGDHDAVLVDPPFTHEQISRVGDWIEHSGRRLTAIYATHGHGDHWFGTDALLQRFPDAVAYATAGTIGKMHEQAVAGRAQMWDVDFPGMIPPSPVVYQEVPADGFELEGQRLVPIDVGHTDTDDTTVLHVPSIGLVVAGDVVYNGVHQYLLESDHGGIQSWLRALNTVAALQPRAVVAGHKNKNLPDDPAAIDQTRDYLLDAQRLLAGKPSPREFFDYMIRLYPDRLNVGPVWYSALALLS, encoded by the coding sequence ATGACCGCCCTCAACTACAACGTGCTGGTGCACGACGGACTGCGCCGCCACCGCGAACAACGCCTGCCCGACGGCAGCCCCATCGTGTCGTCCCCGGTGTCATCGACGCTCATCTTCGGCGACCACGACGCCGTCCTCGTCGACCCGCCGTTCACCCACGAGCAGATCAGCCGCGTCGGCGATTGGATCGAGCACTCCGGCAGACGTCTGACCGCGATCTACGCCACGCACGGCCACGGCGACCACTGGTTCGGTACCGATGCTCTGCTGCAACGCTTTCCGGATGCCGTGGCCTACGCGACCGCGGGCACCATCGGCAAGATGCACGAGCAGGCCGTGGCGGGCCGCGCCCAGATGTGGGACGTCGACTTTCCCGGCATGATCCCGCCCAGCCCCGTTGTCTACCAAGAGGTTCCCGCCGACGGGTTCGAGCTGGAAGGTCAGCGCCTCGTGCCGATCGACGTGGGCCACACCGACACCGACGACACCACCGTGCTGCATGTGCCGTCGATCGGCCTGGTCGTCGCCGGTGACGTCGTCTACAACGGCGTGCACCAATACCTGCTGGAGAGCGACCACGGTGGCATCCAGTCGTGGCTGCGCGCGCTCAACACGGTCGCGGCACTGCAGCCGCGCGCCGTGGTGGCGGGACACAAGAACAAGAACCTGCCCGACGATCCCGCGGCCATCGATCAGACCCGCGACTACCTGCTCGACGCCCAGCGCCTCCTGGCCGGAAAGCCCAGTCCGCGTGAGTTTTTCGACTACATGATCCGCCTGTATCCGGACCGGCTCAACGTCGGACCGGTCTGGTACAGCGCCCTGGCCCTCCTGTCCTGA
- a CDS encoding SgcJ/EcaC family oxidoreductase: protein MPGIEMIDAVHSVLDRWQAGIAAHRPDQVAAVFTDDAIFQGLRPYSVGRQGVFDYYESQPVGLTVDYRINEIREPAAGVVLAYARADFTRPDGEVISLNLSVLVTQGDNGWQIAHYQVSQIG from the coding sequence GTGCCGGGCATTGAGATGATCGACGCGGTTCACAGCGTCCTGGACCGGTGGCAGGCGGGCATCGCCGCCCACCGGCCGGACCAGGTCGCGGCGGTCTTCACCGACGACGCGATATTCCAAGGACTCCGGCCGTACAGCGTGGGCCGCCAGGGCGTCTTCGACTACTACGAATCTCAGCCGGTCGGCCTGACGGTCGACTACCGCATCAACGAGATCCGCGAACCCGCAGCCGGCGTGGTGCTGGCCTACGCCAGGGCAGACTTCACCCGCCCCGACGGTGAGGTGATCAGCCTGAACCTGAGTGTCCTTGTCACGCAAGGCGACAACGGCTGGCAGATCGCGCACTACCAGGTCTCGCAGATCGGTTGA
- a CDS encoding flavin reductase family protein, which translates to MVIDPADLDPTSSYKLLIGSVLPRPIAWVSTTSTEGVGNIAPISFFTVVGRFPPVLSISLQPRSDGMTLKDTFVNIRDTGEFVVNLATIDNADTVHRSAFEFDHDVDEFDALGLHKAASETVAAPRIAEAPISFECEVDRIIPMPPLPDHVVWGRVTKIHIRDELYLPNGRIDVGALGAFGRLAAEYSLIDNIFTTPLPDDVVKTLSTRRAARLDGKPTDFSPIDTAAWSASGATK; encoded by the coding sequence ATGGTCATCGATCCCGCCGACCTCGATCCCACCTCGAGCTACAAACTCTTGATCGGCAGCGTCCTGCCCCGGCCCATCGCGTGGGTCAGCACCACGTCGACCGAAGGCGTGGGCAACATCGCGCCCATCTCGTTCTTCACCGTCGTGGGCCGCTTCCCACCGGTGCTGTCCATCAGCCTGCAACCGCGGTCCGACGGCATGACGCTGAAAGACACGTTCGTCAACATCCGCGACACCGGCGAGTTCGTCGTCAACCTCGCGACCATCGACAACGCCGATACCGTCCACCGCTCCGCGTTCGAATTCGACCATGACGTCGACGAATTCGACGCCCTCGGCCTGCACAAGGCCGCGTCGGAGACCGTCGCGGCGCCGCGTATCGCCGAGGCGCCGATTTCGTTCGAGTGCGAGGTGGACCGCATCATCCCGATGCCGCCCCTGCCCGACCACGTCGTGTGGGGACGGGTGACGAAGATCCACATCCGCGATGAGCTGTACCTGCCGAACGGACGCATCGATGTCGGTGCGCTGGGCGCGTTCGGCCGCCTGGCCGCCGAGTACTCGTTGATCGACAACATCTTCACGACGCCCCTGCCCGACGACGTCGTGAAGACACTCAGTACCCGGCGCGCTGCCCGCCTCGACGGGAAGCCGACCGACTTCTCCCCCATCGACACCGCGGCCTGGTCCGCGTCAGGAGCGACGAAATGA
- a CDS encoding ATP-grasp domain-containing protein, with the protein MVDRTTVLVLGTGELSSELVLSFQRLGTRATAVPAPTGAAALRTLIDRHTPQVVVVQSPAADLGADVVQALAGLEEVAVFPTPGALRLASDREALRTLAANELGLPTAPFWFAGSVDELTAVAEHAGLPLTITPVTHAANEGAGRSVLSRLEDVDVAWHRAVAAGGDRVMAETAVDVTAEFTMLTVRTQGQAGPVVQFCEPIGHRHETGGPLELWQPQLLSEPALDAARSIAARIVNKLGGTGLFTVDLLLGADPESGAEEVYFATVHPMLTGAGFVTTRSQRLSQFDLHARAILGLPVDTIMISPAAGEVSRPSADRAALVRALPDALAIAESDVRLSGEVCVALATAPDVVRARDRAHQVAAVLNHSAINQTGT; encoded by the coding sequence TTGGTAGACCGGACAACGGTTCTGGTGCTCGGTACCGGTGAGCTGAGCAGTGAACTGGTGCTGTCGTTCCAGCGGCTGGGGACGCGGGCGACCGCGGTGCCCGCGCCGACCGGAGCGGCGGCGTTGCGGACCCTGATCGACCGGCACACCCCACAGGTGGTGGTCGTGCAGTCCCCGGCAGCGGATCTCGGCGCCGACGTCGTGCAGGCGCTGGCCGGGCTCGAGGAAGTCGCGGTGTTCCCGACGCCGGGTGCCCTGCGGCTCGCGTCCGACCGCGAGGCGCTGCGCACCCTGGCGGCCAACGAGCTGGGGCTGCCGACGGCGCCGTTCTGGTTCGCCGGATCGGTCGACGAACTCACCGCGGTGGCCGAGCACGCCGGGCTGCCGCTCACCATCACGCCGGTGACGCATGCCGCGAACGAGGGCGCGGGGCGTTCGGTGCTGTCGCGTCTCGAGGACGTCGACGTGGCGTGGCACCGTGCGGTGGCCGCGGGCGGCGACCGCGTGATGGCCGAGACGGCCGTCGACGTGACCGCGGAGTTCACCATGCTGACGGTGCGGACGCAGGGTCAGGCGGGTCCGGTGGTGCAGTTCTGTGAGCCGATCGGTCACCGCCACGAGACGGGCGGTCCGCTGGAGTTGTGGCAGCCGCAGCTGTTGTCGGAGCCGGCGCTGGACGCGGCGCGCTCGATCGCCGCCCGGATCGTCAACAAGCTGGGCGGCACGGGGCTGTTCACGGTGGACCTGCTGCTCGGTGCCGACCCGGAGTCCGGGGCCGAGGAGGTCTATTTCGCGACGGTCCATCCGATGCTGACGGGCGCGGGCTTCGTCACGACGCGTTCGCAGCGGCTGTCGCAGTTCGACCTGCACGCACGGGCGATCCTCGGACTGCCCGTCGACACCATCATGATCTCGCCGGCCGCCGGTGAGGTGAGCCGCCCGTCGGCCGACAGGGCCGCGCTCGTGCGCGCACTGCCGGATGCGCTGGCCATCGCCGAGAGCGACGTGCGGCTCTCCGGTGAGGTGTGCGTGGCATTGGCGACGGCGCCGGACGTCGTGCGGGCGCGCGACCGCGCGCATCAGGTGGCCGCTGTGCTCAACCACTCGGCGATCAACCAGACGGGGACGTGA
- a CDS encoding SDR family NAD(P)-dependent oxidoreductase — protein sequence MSTTTRVAIVTGASQGIGEALVAGYRKLGYAVVANSRTIAESDDPLVLTVAGDIGRPGVGQQLVDAAVEHFGRVDTVVNNAGIFIAKPFTEYTDADYDAITGVNSRGFFELTRAAITTMEAQGDGGHVVTISTSLVDQANSQVPSALASLTKGGLNAATRALAVEYGSRGIRANAVALGIIRTPMHAPETHEFLSALHPVGHMGDISDVVDGVLYLENAKFVTGEILHVDGGQSAGH from the coding sequence ATGAGCACCACAACCCGCGTCGCGATCGTCACCGGCGCATCCCAGGGCATCGGCGAAGCCCTGGTGGCCGGCTACCGCAAGCTGGGCTACGCCGTCGTCGCCAACTCCCGCACCATCGCCGAGAGCGACGATCCCCTGGTCCTGACCGTCGCCGGCGACATCGGCCGCCCGGGCGTCGGACAACAGCTCGTCGACGCCGCGGTCGAGCACTTCGGGCGGGTCGACACCGTCGTCAACAATGCCGGCATCTTCATCGCCAAGCCCTTCACCGAGTACACCGACGCGGACTACGACGCGATCACCGGCGTGAACTCCCGCGGCTTCTTCGAACTGACCCGCGCCGCCATCACGACCATGGAAGCCCAGGGCGACGGCGGGCACGTCGTCACCATCTCGACCAGCCTCGTGGACCAGGCCAACTCGCAGGTGCCGTCGGCCCTGGCGTCACTGACCAAGGGCGGCCTCAACGCGGCGACGCGCGCCCTGGCCGTCGAGTACGGCAGCCGCGGCATCCGCGCCAACGCCGTCGCGCTCGGCATCATCCGCACCCCGATGCACGCACCGGAGACCCACGAGTTCCTGTCGGCGCTGCACCCGGTCGGCCACATGGGCGACATCTCCGACGTCGTCGACGGTGTCCTGTACCTGGAGAACGCCAAGTTCGTCACCGGCGAGATCCTGCACGTGGACGGTGGTCAGAGTGCCGGGCATTGA
- a CDS encoding alpha/beta hydrolase, which translates to MKRQDVEFTAADGVTLRGWLFVPDGAGPHPGITMAHGFAGVKEHGLARFAELFAAAGFVVLVHDHRGFGASDGTPRGDVDPWVQIADWRRAISFLESHPAVDPTRIGLWGTSYAGGHAIVLGATDRRLRAVVAQVPTISGYQQSLRRIAPEHVSALEAAFIDDDRRQFRGEAPAVQAVVGDDPTVPAAYRSAEAISFYTQPVPDGVWDNTMTVRSSRAARMYEPGTWIARVSPTPLLMVVGLRDTVTMTDLELQAYEQALEPKKLVTVDGGHFAAYLDQFPTAGGAARDWFTEHLA; encoded by the coding sequence ATGAAACGACAGGACGTCGAATTCACCGCCGCCGACGGAGTGACGCTGCGCGGCTGGCTGTTCGTTCCGGACGGCGCGGGTCCGCACCCGGGCATCACGATGGCCCATGGCTTCGCCGGTGTGAAGGAACACGGGTTGGCGCGGTTCGCCGAACTGTTCGCCGCTGCCGGATTCGTCGTCCTGGTGCACGACCACCGGGGTTTCGGCGCCAGCGACGGGACGCCGCGCGGTGACGTCGACCCGTGGGTGCAGATCGCGGACTGGCGGCGCGCCATCTCCTTCCTGGAAAGCCACCCGGCGGTCGACCCGACGCGAATCGGCCTGTGGGGCACCAGTTACGCCGGTGGACACGCGATCGTGCTGGGCGCCACCGACCGTCGGCTACGGGCCGTCGTGGCGCAGGTCCCGACCATCAGCGGCTATCAGCAGAGCCTGCGGCGGATAGCCCCGGAGCATGTGTCGGCACTGGAGGCCGCTTTCATCGACGACGACCGCCGCCAGTTCCGTGGCGAGGCGCCGGCCGTGCAGGCCGTCGTCGGTGACGACCCGACAGTGCCTGCCGCATACCGGTCCGCGGAGGCCATCTCGTTCTACACCCAGCCGGTGCCGGACGGCGTGTGGGACAACACGATGACGGTGCGGTCGTCGCGCGCCGCGCGCATGTACGAGCCGGGTACCTGGATCGCCCGGGTTTCGCCCACACCGCTGCTCATGGTCGTCGGGCTGCGCGACACCGTCACCATGACCGACCTGGAACTACAAGCCTACGAGCAGGCACTCGAACCCAAGAAGCTCGTCACCGTCGACGGCGGCCACTTCGCCGCCTACCTCGACCAGTTCCCCACGGCCGGCGGCGCCGCCCGCGACTGGTTCACCGAACACCTCGCCTGA
- a CDS encoding O-succinylhomoserine sulfhydrylase, which translates to MRGVNADGVPSVRVPAALPDGVSQATIGVRGGLLRSEFEETAEAMFLTSGYVYESAAAAERAFTGEIDRYVYSRYGNPTIQMFEERLRLIEGAPAAFATATGMAAVFTALGALLAAGDRLVAARSLFGSCFVVCNEILPRWGVETVFVDGDDLSQWEEALSVPTTAVFFETPSNPMQSLVDIAAVSEMAHAAGAKVVLDNVFATPLLQQGLELGADVVVYSGTKHIDGQGRVLGGAILGDKEYISGPVQQLMRHTGPAMSAFNAWTMLKGLETLAIRVDYSNRSAQRVAEFLEGARGVNWVKYPFLQSHPQHDLAKRQMRGGGTVVTFELDGGKDRAFEVLDKLQVIDISNNLGDSKTLITHPATTTHRAMGPEGRAAIGLGDGVVRISVGLEGTEDLIADLDQALS; encoded by the coding sequence ATGAGAGGCGTGAACGCCGACGGCGTCCCCTCGGTCCGGGTCCCGGCCGCGCTGCCGGACGGCGTCAGCCAGGCGACCATCGGCGTGCGCGGCGGCCTGCTGCGGTCCGAGTTCGAGGAGACCGCCGAGGCGATGTTCCTGACCTCGGGCTACGTCTACGAGTCGGCGGCTGCCGCGGAGCGGGCGTTCACCGGCGAGATCGACCGGTACGTGTACTCGCGCTACGGCAACCCGACCATCCAGATGTTCGAGGAACGGCTGCGGCTCATCGAAGGGGCGCCCGCCGCTTTCGCGACGGCCACCGGCATGGCGGCGGTGTTCACCGCCCTGGGTGCGCTGCTCGCCGCCGGCGACCGGCTGGTCGCGGCGCGCAGCCTGTTCGGGTCCTGCTTCGTGGTGTGCAACGAGATTCTCCCGCGCTGGGGTGTCGAGACCGTCTTCGTCGACGGTGACGACCTGTCGCAGTGGGAGGAGGCGCTGTCGGTGCCGACCACCGCGGTGTTCTTCGAGACGCCGTCCAACCCCATGCAGTCGCTGGTCGACATCGCCGCGGTGTCGGAGATGGCACACGCCGCCGGCGCAAAGGTGGTGCTGGACAACGTCTTCGCGACACCGCTGCTGCAGCAGGGGCTGGAGCTCGGCGCCGACGTCGTGGTCTACTCGGGTACCAAGCACATCGACGGCCAGGGCCGCGTGCTCGGCGGCGCCATCCTCGGCGACAAGGAGTACATCTCCGGTCCGGTGCAGCAGCTGATGCGGCACACGGGCCCGGCGATGAGCGCCTTCAATGCCTGGACGATGCTGAAAGGCCTTGAGACGCTGGCCATCCGGGTCGACTACTCGAACCGTTCCGCGCAGCGGGTGGCCGAGTTCCTGGAAGGCGCGCGCGGTGTGAACTGGGTGAAATACCCGTTCCTGCAATCGCATCCGCAACATGATCTGGCCAAGCGGCAGATGCGCGGCGGCGGCACCGTCGTCACCTTCGAACTGGACGGCGGCAAGGACCGGGCGTTCGAGGTGCTCGACAAGCTGCAGGTCATCGACATCTCCAACAACCTCGGCGATTCCAAGACGCTGATCACCCACCCGGCCACCACCACGCACCGCGCGATGGGGCCGGAGGGCCGGGCCGCGATCGGTCTGGGCGACGGCGTGGTGCGGATTTCCGTCGGCCTGGAGGGCACCGAGGATCTGATCGCCGACCTGGATCAGGCGCTGAGCTAG
- a CDS encoding nuclear transport factor 2 family protein gives MSGWQDGFAQQSRTTFAAEFADDIVLDATALAAPVHGRDLVATVMATASSIYETLEFTESAQAGSTSYLQWRATAFGGMQIRGVTILDRDAAGRITGAAIHHRPLPAVLRFSAELRDRLSGVVSAEHFIAEALFPAG, from the coding sequence ATGAGCGGCTGGCAGGACGGTTTCGCGCAGCAGTCCCGGACCACATTCGCGGCTGAGTTCGCCGACGACATCGTGCTGGACGCCACCGCCTTGGCGGCACCCGTCCACGGCAGAGACCTTGTCGCCACGGTGATGGCCACCGCGAGCTCGATCTACGAGACCCTGGAGTTCACCGAGTCCGCGCAGGCCGGATCGACGAGCTATCTACAGTGGCGGGCAACAGCCTTCGGCGGCATGCAGATCCGCGGCGTGACCATTCTGGACCGTGACGCCGCGGGCAGGATCACGGGCGCCGCCATCCACCACCGGCCACTACCGGCAGTATTGCGGTTCTCCGCAGAACTCCGGGATCGCTTGTCCGGCGTCGTCTCGGCCGAGCACTTCATCGCAGAAGCGCTGTTCCCGGCCGGCTGA
- a CDS encoding helix-turn-helix domain-containing protein has product MAKGNALGDYLRSRREQVRPEDVGLIAGSRRRVAGLRREELALLAGISSDYYLRLEQGRDTNPSPQVLDALARALQLDINGTEYLHKLANPTGIRWDKSELEQVADELDELIDQFPMPAFVANRYQVVLAANQLACALAPGFRPGQNILAWRLLDPAAKDFFVDWDEATEIAVGGLREVTGGHPDDPYLQRMVSELSAASARFRELWSRADVGYRAGVTHVRHPVVGELFLRRNRLNLPHSGGQHVITFRAEPGSDSAKALEALRNL; this is encoded by the coding sequence ATGGCGAAGGGGAACGCGCTGGGCGACTACCTGCGGTCTCGGCGGGAACAGGTCCGCCCCGAGGACGTCGGATTGATCGCCGGCAGCCGCCGCCGGGTGGCGGGCCTGCGCCGTGAGGAGCTGGCGCTGCTGGCCGGCATCAGTTCTGATTACTACCTGCGACTCGAACAGGGCCGTGACACCAACCCGTCGCCGCAGGTGCTCGATGCCCTGGCCCGTGCGCTGCAGCTCGACATCAACGGCACGGAGTATCTGCACAAGCTGGCCAATCCCACCGGAATCCGTTGGGATAAATCAGAATTGGAGCAGGTCGCCGACGAGCTGGACGAGTTGATCGATCAGTTCCCGATGCCCGCGTTCGTGGCCAATCGCTACCAGGTGGTGCTCGCCGCCAACCAACTCGCCTGTGCGCTGGCGCCGGGTTTCCGTCCGGGGCAGAACATTCTGGCCTGGCGGCTCCTGGACCCGGCGGCCAAGGACTTCTTCGTCGACTGGGACGAGGCGACGGAGATCGCGGTCGGTGGTCTGCGCGAGGTCACCGGTGGTCATCCCGACGATCCGTATCTGCAGCGCATGGTCAGTGAACTGTCTGCTGCCAGTGCGCGATTCCGCGAACTGTGGTCGCGGGCCGACGTCGGATACCGGGCCGGTGTCACGCACGTGCGCCATCCGGTGGTCGGGGAGCTCTTCCTGCGCCGCAACCGGTTGAACCTGCCGCATTCCGGTGGGCAGCACGTCATCACGTTCCGCGCCGAGCCGGGCAGCGATTCCGCGAAAGCCCTTGAGGCCCTGCGGAATCTCTAG
- a CDS encoding UBP-type zinc finger domain-containing protein: MQSRATRPREENSPTTCTHLADAVGQAEPEPQTPGRCGDCAALGEDTWAHLRMCLTCGQVSCCDSSPHQHANEHYRRTGHPVMRSVEPGESWRWCYVDIRLG, translated from the coding sequence ATGCAGTCACGGGCAACGCGTCCGCGTGAAGAAAATTCCCCGACCACCTGCACGCACCTCGCCGACGCCGTCGGCCAAGCAGAACCGGAGCCGCAGACGCCCGGCCGCTGTGGTGACTGTGCGGCACTTGGGGAGGATACGTGGGCGCACCTTCGGATGTGTCTGACCTGCGGACAGGTCAGCTGTTGTGATTCCAGTCCGCACCAACACGCCAACGAGCACTACCGTCGCACGGGCCACCCCGTGATGCGCTCGGTCGAGCCGGGGGAGAGCTGGCGCTGGTGCTACGTCGACATCAGGTTGGGTTGA
- a CDS encoding LysR family transcriptional regulator: MELRQLRYFVAVADALNFGRAAERLHIAGPSLSQQIKALERDLKVELFDRDRRSVRLTAAGASLLPHARSLVAEADEFRRRAIGLSNSEPIRIGYVNWCPTDLAERAAGVAQLRVDTWVMPSHAQAARVAEGILDLAICWVQTDDLAGLELEARLMGVDRLFALCVGTDDSPVHAKDTLVLVDSDTASWESWNRYGEQFAADTGARVMRTDDGGVTGPTFFEHVRQLGRPVLNNPRGQTDTLPRDLVRRPVIQPTPLWTWSLVWRRGEDNPAVHAVVEALTRDAAALGIDDAAWLPSTDPHQQRGQGRH; this comes from the coding sequence ATGGAGCTGCGGCAACTTCGGTACTTCGTTGCCGTTGCCGATGCGCTGAATTTCGGGCGGGCGGCCGAACGCCTGCACATCGCCGGGCCGTCACTGTCCCAGCAGATCAAGGCGCTCGAACGCGATCTCAAGGTGGAATTGTTCGATCGCGACCGCCGGTCGGTGCGCCTCACGGCGGCGGGTGCGTCGCTGTTGCCGCACGCCCGGTCCCTGGTGGCCGAGGCCGACGAATTCCGCAGGCGGGCAATCGGTTTGTCGAACTCCGAACCGATCCGCATCGGCTATGTCAACTGGTGCCCGACCGACCTGGCCGAGCGCGCGGCCGGCGTCGCGCAGCTGCGCGTGGATACCTGGGTGATGCCGTCGCACGCGCAGGCGGCCCGGGTTGCCGAGGGCATCCTCGATCTGGCCATCTGCTGGGTGCAGACCGACGATCTGGCCGGGCTCGAACTGGAAGCCCGGCTGATGGGGGTGGACCGGCTGTTCGCGCTGTGCGTCGGTACCGACGACTCACCCGTGCACGCGAAAGACACCCTGGTGCTGGTGGATTCGGACACCGCGAGCTGGGAGTCGTGGAACCGCTACGGCGAACAGTTCGCCGCGGACACCGGTGCGCGGGTGATGCGCACCGACGACGGCGGCGTCACGGGTCCGACGTTCTTCGAGCATGTCCGCCAGCTGGGCCGTCCGGTGCTCAACAACCCGCGCGGGCAGACGGACACCCTGCCGCGAGACCTGGTGCGCCGTCCGGTGATTCAGCCGACACCGTTGTGGACGTGGTCACTCGTGTGGCGGCGGGGCGAAGACAACCCTGCCGTTCACGCTGTCGTCGAGGCGCTCACGCGGGACGCCGCCGCCCTCGGGATCGACGACGCGGCGTGGCTGCCGTCCACTGATCCACATCAACAGCGCGGCCAGGGCCGCCACTAG
- a CDS encoding rhodanese-like domain-containing protein, with protein sequence MSYAGDITPQQAWDLLSENPEAVLVDCRTDAEWRWVGVPDISSLGRDVVYIEWVSNDGKRNTSFVDDLLAAGVTPGERPVVFLCRSGNRSIGAAEAATAAGIGPSYNVLDGFEGHLDEHGHRGGSGWRAIGLPWVQS encoded by the coding sequence GTGAGCTACGCGGGAGATATCACGCCGCAGCAGGCCTGGGACCTGCTCAGTGAGAACCCCGAGGCGGTGCTTGTCGACTGCCGGACCGACGCCGAATGGCGCTGGGTGGGCGTGCCCGACATCTCCAGCCTCGGGCGGGACGTTGTGTACATCGAGTGGGTGTCGAACGACGGCAAGCGCAACACCAGCTTCGTCGACGACCTGCTGGCCGCGGGTGTGACGCCCGGCGAGCGGCCGGTGGTGTTCCTCTGTCGCTCGGGTAACCGCTCGATCGGTGCGGCCGAGGCGGCGACGGCCGCCGGGATCGGCCCGTCCTACAACGTGCTGGACGGCTTCGAGGGGCACCTCGACGAGCACGGGCATCGCGGTGGCAGCGGCTGGCGTGCCATCGGACTGCCGTGGGTGCAGTCATGA
- a CDS encoding lumazine-binding protein, with product MTESESHPRQTLGPFLAALALIVVLVVIIAVLNAIGVFGRNDPTPEQLVRTAVVGQNDGLQRKDYARFQTYTCKAQAGTEADVLAKQEDSAAKNGQRYVDEVRDIKFDGQKATAVLVYHFDKTPDQKPTAPVVLVNEDGGWKVCSPVPS from the coding sequence ATGACCGAATCGGAATCGCACCCGCGGCAGACGCTGGGCCCGTTCCTGGCCGCGCTGGCGCTGATTGTGGTCCTCGTGGTCATAATCGCCGTCCTGAACGCGATCGGGGTGTTCGGCCGGAACGATCCGACGCCGGAGCAGCTGGTGCGCACCGCGGTCGTCGGCCAGAACGACGGGCTGCAGCGCAAGGACTACGCGCGCTTCCAGACGTACACCTGCAAGGCCCAGGCCGGTACCGAGGCGGATGTGCTTGCCAAGCAGGAGGATTCGGCCGCCAAGAACGGGCAGCGCTATGTCGACGAGGTGCGCGACATCAAGTTCGACGGCCAGAAGGCCACCGCCGTGCTGGTGTACCACTTCGACAAGACACCGGATCAGAAGCCCACGGCGCCGGTGGTGCTGGTGAACGAGGACGGCGGATGGAAGGTGTGCTCGCCGGTCCCGAGCTAG